A window from Culex pipiens pallens isolate TS chromosome 3, TS_CPP_V2, whole genome shotgun sequence encodes these proteins:
- the LOC120415797 gene encoding uncharacterized protein LOC120415797 — protein sequence MPKYSSGGRGKGKDGSRHGKDNEVIKESSGRRDKSSRSNERRRMVAEFYANDAPKLCDHVSLDRNNHRMRPCTPLESYVSTGSDLKIKFHTMTGTSLFPSSFGIKYEFADTLLGGEPYLGQKGEDVPLLCSRVFRKRKGEFQLPRNVFLHGRGGTSNITCLYRFEASVGERVRCLDLDLKIPLGCFCDNTTSSYNFPLTFALNSRTMELTRLNVSDVHNDVRADPVDLPLFGRSTAGVPARRQPED from the exons ATGCCCAAGTACTCGTCCGGTGGCCGTGGGAAAGGCAAGGACGGATCGCGCCACGGCAAGGACAACGAAGTGATCAAAGAGTCTTCCGGGCGGAGGGATAAATCTTCCCGAAGTAACGAGCGCCGCCGGATGGTGGCCGAGTTCTACGCCAACGACGCACCCAAGCTGTGCGACCACGTCTCGCTGGATCGTAACAACCACCGGATGCGGCCGTGCACACCGCTGGAGAGCTACGTCAGCACTGGGAGTGATTTG AAAATCAAGTTCCACACGATGACGGGAACTTCGCTGTTTCCGTCCAGCTTCGGCATCAAGTACGAGTTTGCCGATACGTTGCTCGGCGGTGAGCCGTACCTTGGGCAGAAGGGAGAGGATGTTCCGCTGCTCTGTTCAAGGGTGTTCCGGAAGCGTAAGGGAGAGTTTCAATTGCCACGGAATGTGTTCCTGCATGGGAGGGGTGGAACGAGTAACATAACCTGTTTGTACCGGTTTGAGGCATCCGTTGGGGAGAGGGTAAGGTGTTTGGACCTTGACCTTAAGATTCCGTTGGGTTGTTTCTGTGACAACACGACCAGTTCGTACAACTTCCCTCTAACGTTCGCCTTGAACTCACGCACGATGGAACTGACACGGTTGAACGTTTCGGATGTTCACAATGATGTCCGCGCTGACCCGGTTGATCTTCCACTTTTTGGGAGATCCACTGCTGGAGTACCAGCACGACGACAACCAGAAGATTGA
- the LOC120415790 gene encoding ragulator complex protein LAMTOR4 homolog yields MLDLDGRPVPDQIGYLVMSEDGAVLASGGELENDERSANIISGLLSLTESVDPEVFKKRSCQKISIAYEEHSYTICMSNKRIYVVKRRNTPNGIDVDGGRAVLA; encoded by the exons ATGCTGGATCTGGATGGAAGACCCGTTCCGGACCAGATCGGTTATCTGGTCATGTCGGAGGATGGGGCCGTGTTGGCTTCTGGAGGGGAGTTGGAGAACGATGAGCGTAGTGCGAACATTATCAGCGGGTTGCTGTCGCTGACGGAGAG cGTCGACCCGGAAGTGTTCAAGAAGCGCTCTTGCCAGAAGATTTCAATCGCGTACGAAGAGCACAGCTACACGATCTGTATGTCCAACAAGAGAATCTACGTCGTTAAACGGCGCAACACCCCGAACGGAATCGACGTCGACGGAGGCCGAGCGGTTCTGgcctaa
- the LOC120415789 gene encoding 39S ribosomal protein L46, mitochondrial, with translation MSFLASRVLFRSGSVLLSRQASSKGAAGAVAGKSKEKWDLLAGVLVERLPVVTKTMEPIEAKFKSILDQIEFENSLKSNHELRKETEKRQAELLKAGKIDLDSEALKQTAQDLEDAYNDELSKFKPAPRLTEADRKGDLCSLERKLEETLVLLAEQKLGGKSYYLLPQGQLGAGETSLRQTAERVLRETVGDSLQVTFYGNAPVGFYKYKYPATAKRDAVGAKVFFFRCVLKEGSPNVGEGSVKVQWLDQGELAKTLQEPYYRSVSQFLL, from the exons atgAGTTTTCTCGCGTCCAGAGTGTTGTTCCGGTCGGGGAGCGTTCTGCTGAGCCGGCAAGCTTCAAGCAAAGGTGCAGCGGGAGCAGTGGCGGGAAAGTCGAAAGAAAAATGGGACCTCCTTGCCGGTGTGCTCGTGGAACGGCTTCCCGTGGTCACGAAAACGATGGAACCGATCGAGGCGAAGTTTAAG TCCATCCTGGACCAGATCGAGTTCGAAAACAGCCTCAAATCGAACCACGAGCTGCGCAAGGAAACGGAAAAGCGCCAAGCCGAGCTGCTCAAGGCGGGCAAAATCGACCTGGACTCGGAAGCGCTCAAGCAAACCGCCCAAGATCTGGAGGACGCGTACAACGACGAGCTGAGCAAGTTCAAGCCGGCGCCCCGCCTGACCGAAGCGGACCGGAAGGGCGATCTGTGCTCGCTGGAGCGAAAGTTGGAGGAAACGTTGGTGCTGCTGGCGGAACAGAAGCTTGGGGGAAAGAGTTACTATTTGCTTCCGCAGGGGCAGCTCGGTGCGGGGGAGACTTCGTTGCGGCAAACCGCGGAACGGGTGCTTCGCGAGACGGTTGGAGATTCGCTGCAGGTCACGTTCTACGGGAACGCTCCGGTTGGGTTTTACAAGTACAAGTACCCGGCGACGGCCAAGCGGGATGCCGTTGGGGCGAAGGTGTTTTTCTTCCGGTGCGTGCTCAAGGAAGGCAGTCCGAATGTGGGTGAAGGGAGTGTGAAAGTTCAGTGGCTTGACCAGGGAGAGCTGGCGAAGACGCTGCAGGAACCGTACTATCGAAGCGTTTCGCAGTTTTTGTTGTAG